One Delphinus delphis chromosome 3, mDelDel1.2, whole genome shotgun sequence genomic region harbors:
- the SLC6A7 gene encoding sodium-dependent proline transporter isoform X1, translating to MKKLQGAHLSKHITPDLLMTPSDQGNVDLDVDFAADRGNWTGKLDFLLSCIGYCVGLGNVWRFPYRAYTNGGGAFLVPYFLMLAICGIPLFFLELSLGQFSSLGPLAVWKISPLFKGAGAAMLLIVGLVAIYYNMIIAYVLFYLFASLTSNLPWEHCGNWWNTDLCLEHRGSKDGNGALPLNLTSTVSPSEEYWSRYVLHIQGSRGIGSPGQIRWNLCLCLLLAWVIVFLCILKGVKSSGKVVYFTATFPYLILLMLLVRGVTLPGAWKGIQFYLTPQFHHLLSSKVWIEAALQIFYSLGVGFGGLLTFASYNTFHQNIYRDTFIVTLGNAITSILAGFAIFSVLGYMSQELGVPVDQVAKAGPGLAFVVYPQAMTMLPLSPFWSFLFFFMLLTLGLDSQFAFLETIVTAVTDEFPYYLRPKKAVFSGLICVAMYLMGLVLTTDGGMYWLVLLDDYSASFGLMVAVITTCLAVTRVYGIQRFCRDIHMMLGFKPGLYFRACWLFLSPATLLALLVYSIVKYQPSEYGSYRFPAWAELLGILMGLLSCLMIPAGMLVAVLREEGSLWERLQQASRPALDWGPSLEENRTGMYVATLAGSQSPKPLMVHMRKYGGITSFENTAIEVDREIAEEEESMM from the exons GCAGACCGGGGGAACTGGACAGGCAAGCTGGACTTCCTGCTGTCCTGCATCGGCTACTGTGTAGGCCTGGGGAACGTCTGGCGTTTCCCCTATCGAGCCTACACCAACGGAGGAG GCGCCTTCCTTGTGCCCTACTTCCTCATGCTGGCCATCTGCGGCATCCCCCTCTTCTTCCTCGAGCTCTCTCTGGGCCAGTTCTCCAGCCTGGGACCCCTGGCTGTCTGGAAAATCAGCCCCCTCTTCAAAG GTGCCGGCGCGGCCATGCTGCTCATCGTGGGCCTGGTGGCCATCTACTACAACATGATCATCGCCTACGTCCTCTTCTACCTCTTCGCCTCCCTCACCAGCAACCTGCCCTGGGAGCACTGTGGCAACTGGTGGAACACGGACCTCTGCCTCGAGCACAGAGGCTCCAAGGACGGCAACGGGGCCCTGCCCCTCAACCTCACCAGCACCGTCAGCCCCAGCGAGGAGTACTGGAG CCGCTACGTCCTCCACATCCAAGGCAGCCGGGGCATCGGAAGTCCTGGGCAGATCCGCTGGAACCTCTGCCTTTGCCTGCTGCTTGCCTGGGTCATCGTGTTCCTCTGTATCCTCAAGGGTGTGAAGTCCTCGGGCAAG GTGGTGTATTTCACGGCCACGTTCCCCTACCTCATCCTGCTCATGCTGCTGGTCCGTGGAGTCACCCTCCCAGGGGCCTGGAAGGGCATCCAGTTCTATCTCACCCCTCAGTTCCACCACCTGTTGTCTTCCAAG GTGTGGATCGAAGCTGCTCTTCAGATCTTCTACTCCCTGGGTGTGGGCTTCGGGGGGCTCCTCACCTTTGCATCCTACAACACGTTTCACCAGAACATCTATAG AGACACCTTCATCGTCACCCTGGGCAACGCCATCACCAGCATCCTGGCTGGCTTTGCCATCTTCTCCGTGCTGGGCTACATGTCTCAGGAGCTGGGTGTGCCTGTGGACCAAGTAGCCAAAGCAG GCCCTGGCCTGGCCTTTGTCGTCTATCCACAGGCCATGACCATGCTGCCTCTATCGCCTTTCTggtccttcctcttcttcttcatgCTGCTGACTCTTGGCTTGGACAGCCAG TTTGCCTTCCTGGAGACCATTGTGACAGCTGTTACAGATGAGTTCCCGTATTACCTGCGGCCCAAGAAGGCTGTGTTCTCAGGGCTCATCTGTGTGGCCATGTACCTGATGGGGCTGGTCCTCACCACGGAT GGGGGCATGTACTGGCTGGTCCTTCTGGACGACTACAGCGCCAGCTTCGGGCTAATGGTGGCGGTGATCACCACGTGCCTCGCTGTCACCCGGGTGTATG GCATCCAGAGGTTCTGCCGGGATATCCACATGATGCTGGGCTTCAAGCCGGGCCTCTACTTCAGGGCCTGCTGGCTGTTCCTGTCCCCGGCCACGCTCCTG GCCCTGCTGGTGTATAGCATCGTCAAGTACCAGCCCTCAGAATATGGTAGCTACCGCTTCCCAGCCTGGGCGGAGCTGCTGGGCATCCTGATGGGCCTGCTGTCCTGCCTCATGATCCCAGCCGGCATGCTGGTGGCTGTGCTTCGAGAGGAAGGCTCGCTCTGGGAG CGGCTCCAGCAGGCCAGCCGGCCAGCCCTAGATTGGGGCCCGTCACTGGAGGAGAACCGGACAGGCATGTACGTGGCCACGCTGGCCGGGAGCCAGTCCCCCAAGCCACTGATGGTGCACATGCGCAAGTACGGGGGCATCACCAGCTTCGAGAACACAGCCATCGAGGTGGACCGAGAGATTGCAGAGGAGGAGGAATCCATGATGTGA
- the SLC6A7 gene encoding sodium-dependent proline transporter isoform X2 has protein sequence MKKLQGAHLSKHITPDLLMTPSDQGNVDLDVDFAADRGNWTGKLDFLLSCIGYCVGLGNVWRFPYRAYTNGGGAFLVPYFLMLAICGIPLFFLELSLGQFSSLGPLAVWKISPLFKGAGAAMLLIVGLVAIYYNMIIAYVLFYLFASLTSNLPWEHCGNWWNTDLCLEHRGSKDGNGALPLNLTSTVSPSEEYWSRYVLHIQGSRGIGSPGQIRWNLCLCLLLAWVIVFLCILKGVKSSGKVVYFTATFPYLILLMLLVRGVTLPGAWKGIQFYLTPQFHHLLSSKVWIEAALQIFYSLGVGFGGLLTFASYNTFHQNIYRDTFIVTLGNAITSILAGFAIFSVLGYMSQELGVPVDQVAKAGPGLAFVVYPQAMTMLPLSPFWSFLFFFMLLTLGLDSQFAFLETIVTAVTDEFPYYLRPKKAVFSGLICVAMYLMGLVLTTDGGMYWLVLLDDYSASFGLMVAVITTCLAVTRVYGIQRFCRDIHMMLGFKPGLYFRACWLFLSPATLLALLVYSIVKYQPSEYGSYRFPAWAELLGILMGLLSCLMIPAGMLVAVLREEGSLWEEPHLCC, from the exons GCAGACCGGGGGAACTGGACAGGCAAGCTGGACTTCCTGCTGTCCTGCATCGGCTACTGTGTAGGCCTGGGGAACGTCTGGCGTTTCCCCTATCGAGCCTACACCAACGGAGGAG GCGCCTTCCTTGTGCCCTACTTCCTCATGCTGGCCATCTGCGGCATCCCCCTCTTCTTCCTCGAGCTCTCTCTGGGCCAGTTCTCCAGCCTGGGACCCCTGGCTGTCTGGAAAATCAGCCCCCTCTTCAAAG GTGCCGGCGCGGCCATGCTGCTCATCGTGGGCCTGGTGGCCATCTACTACAACATGATCATCGCCTACGTCCTCTTCTACCTCTTCGCCTCCCTCACCAGCAACCTGCCCTGGGAGCACTGTGGCAACTGGTGGAACACGGACCTCTGCCTCGAGCACAGAGGCTCCAAGGACGGCAACGGGGCCCTGCCCCTCAACCTCACCAGCACCGTCAGCCCCAGCGAGGAGTACTGGAG CCGCTACGTCCTCCACATCCAAGGCAGCCGGGGCATCGGAAGTCCTGGGCAGATCCGCTGGAACCTCTGCCTTTGCCTGCTGCTTGCCTGGGTCATCGTGTTCCTCTGTATCCTCAAGGGTGTGAAGTCCTCGGGCAAG GTGGTGTATTTCACGGCCACGTTCCCCTACCTCATCCTGCTCATGCTGCTGGTCCGTGGAGTCACCCTCCCAGGGGCCTGGAAGGGCATCCAGTTCTATCTCACCCCTCAGTTCCACCACCTGTTGTCTTCCAAG GTGTGGATCGAAGCTGCTCTTCAGATCTTCTACTCCCTGGGTGTGGGCTTCGGGGGGCTCCTCACCTTTGCATCCTACAACACGTTTCACCAGAACATCTATAG AGACACCTTCATCGTCACCCTGGGCAACGCCATCACCAGCATCCTGGCTGGCTTTGCCATCTTCTCCGTGCTGGGCTACATGTCTCAGGAGCTGGGTGTGCCTGTGGACCAAGTAGCCAAAGCAG GCCCTGGCCTGGCCTTTGTCGTCTATCCACAGGCCATGACCATGCTGCCTCTATCGCCTTTCTggtccttcctcttcttcttcatgCTGCTGACTCTTGGCTTGGACAGCCAG TTTGCCTTCCTGGAGACCATTGTGACAGCTGTTACAGATGAGTTCCCGTATTACCTGCGGCCCAAGAAGGCTGTGTTCTCAGGGCTCATCTGTGTGGCCATGTACCTGATGGGGCTGGTCCTCACCACGGAT GGGGGCATGTACTGGCTGGTCCTTCTGGACGACTACAGCGCCAGCTTCGGGCTAATGGTGGCGGTGATCACCACGTGCCTCGCTGTCACCCGGGTGTATG GCATCCAGAGGTTCTGCCGGGATATCCACATGATGCTGGGCTTCAAGCCGGGCCTCTACTTCAGGGCCTGCTGGCTGTTCCTGTCCCCGGCCACGCTCCTG GCCCTGCTGGTGTATAGCATCGTCAAGTACCAGCCCTCAGAATATGGTAGCTACCGCTTCCCAGCCTGGGCGGAGCTGCTGGGCATCCTGATGGGCCTGCTGTCCTGCCTCATGATCCCAGCCGGCATGCTGGTGGCTGTGCTTCGAGAGGAAGGCTCGCTCTGGGAG GAGCCCCACCTGTGCTGCTAA